A single genomic interval of Selenobaculum gibii harbors:
- the rsmH gene encoding 16S rRNA (cytosine(1402)-N(4))-methyltransferase RsmH → MEFHHISVLMEETINGLVKNPSGIYVDCTLGGSGHAKRIADQLNADGRLIGIDQDSTAIAVGKERLSDVKCKVDIVQSNFKSLKDVLLGLGIQAVDGFLFDLGVSSHQLDVAQRGFSYMQDALLDMRMDTNSNFSAYDVLNFYTEEELARIIFQYGEERWAKRIAKFIVEARSEKLLETTGELVDIIKRAIPAAARKDGGHPAKRTFQAIRIEVNNELGILENAFKDAVSLLKPGGRICIITFHSLEDRITKQTLQALAKGCVCPPRLPICVCNHKAEIKIIGKPLVATMEELNENSRARSAKLRIAEKR, encoded by the coding sequence TTGGAATTTCATCATATTAGTGTGTTAATGGAAGAGACGATAAATGGTTTAGTGAAGAATCCAAGTGGAATTTATGTAGATTGTACACTTGGTGGAAGTGGACATGCTAAGCGCATTGCAGATCAATTAAATGCTGATGGCCGTTTAATCGGCATTGACCAAGATTCAACAGCAATTGCTGTTGGCAAAGAGCGGTTGTCAGATGTGAAATGTAAAGTAGATATTGTCCAAAGCAATTTCAAAAGCTTAAAAGATGTTTTGCTTGGACTAGGTATTCAGGCAGTGGATGGTTTTTTATTTGATTTGGGTGTTTCATCACATCAATTGGATGTAGCGCAGCGCGGATTTTCTTATATGCAAGATGCGTTGCTAGATATGAGAATGGATACAAATAGTAATTTCTCTGCATATGATGTGCTTAATTTTTATACAGAGGAAGAATTAGCGAGGATTATTTTTCAATATGGAGAAGAGCGTTGGGCGAAAAGAATTGCTAAGTTTATCGTTGAAGCAAGAAGTGAAAAATTACTCGAAACGACAGGTGAGCTAGTAGATATTATAAAACGAGCAATTCCAGCAGCGGCACGCAAAGATGGTGGACATCCTGCGAAGCGGACTTTTCAGGCGATTCGAATAGAGGTAAATAATGAACTGGGGATTTTAGAAAATGCATTTAAGGATGCAGTATCTTTATTAAAGCCAGGTGGACGTATATGTATTATTACTTTTCATTCATTAGAAGATAGGATTACAAAGCAAACGCTGCAAGCTTTGGCAAAAGGCTGTGTTTGCCCGCCTAGATTGCCAATTTGTGTTTGTAATCATAAGGCTGAAATTAAAATTATTGGTAAGCCTTTAGTAGCTACTATGGAAGAGTTAAATGAAAATTCTAGGGCGCGTAGTGCAAAGTTAAGAATAGCGGAGAAACGTTAG
- a CDS encoding septum formation initiator family protein, producing MLVKRKEEYELYQEQSISESAARIEVPKLNVALRSKCLILVALFAVMAMITTVRSEAIVSNGYALVQTKSQINKLEKNNEQLKLEIARLKSPQRIKSLAAEKLQMVVPEEVYFASKNAN from the coding sequence ATGTTAGTGAAGAGAAAAGAAGAGTATGAACTATATCAAGAACAAAGTATTTCAGAATCTGCTGCACGAATAGAAGTACCAAAATTAAACGTTGCTTTACGTAGTAAATGTTTAATTTTAGTTGCGCTATTTGCAGTAATGGCGATGATTACTACAGTTAGAAGTGAAGCTATTGTTAGTAATGGCTATGCGTTAGTGCAAACGAAATCGCAGATTAATAAATTAGAAAAAAATAATGAACAGTTAAAATTAGAAATTGCTAGATTAAAATCACCACAACGGATAAAATCGTTAGCTGCAGAGAAATTGCAAATGGTTGTGCCAGAAGAAGTTTACTTTGCATCTAAAAATGCTAATTAA
- a CDS encoding peptidoglycan D,D-transpeptidase FtsI family protein yields the protein MASTTGITVRRRLAVFFLFIAIVMIGLGCRLVFIQFYQSEWLTENAINQRIRNIPVEARRGKIFDRNGNELAISNSIESVYAIPAEIENVDKTAAELAAILNLDTSKTLNKLKKRQAFTWIARKVTDEQATLVRKINLAGIGLTEEGERYYLHDNLASHIIGFSGLDSQGLDGVELTYDEYLKGSRGNIVIEYDAKGCEIPHAIHKYIPPVDGNDVYLTIDMVIQQIVERELDKAMHETQAKAVTMIAMKPDTGEILAMASRPDYNPNNFTAYPSSLWRNIAISNAYEPGSTFKILTTSAALDSNVVELNDYFFDSGGIDVQGRTIHCWKHGGHGSQSFKEVVENSCNTGFVTVGLRLGVDRFYDYLEDFGLGKETEVNLPGEAKGIMIKRSKAVPINLATMAMGQSIAVTPLQLANAVSSCINGGLYYKPQIVRGIKDNNGNIIEDFSPISTKRVIEEKTSAKVRSVLESVVANGTGKNAYIEGYSIGGKTGTAQKVGDGGYMQGKYIASFVGFAPANKPQIVLLVVIDEPVGPYYGGQIAAPVFRNAMGDILTYLKIKKTATSNKKQ from the coding sequence TTGGCGTCAACAACAGGAATTACTGTTCGGCGAAGATTAGCGGTGTTTTTTTTGTTTATTGCGATAGTTATGATTGGACTTGGTTGCCGTCTTGTTTTTATTCAATTCTATCAGAGTGAATGGTTAACAGAAAATGCAATCAATCAGCGTATTCGCAATATTCCTGTGGAGGCAAGAAGAGGAAAAATATTTGATCGGAACGGAAATGAATTAGCGATAAGTAATAGTATAGAATCTGTTTATGCAATACCTGCAGAAATAGAAAATGTTGATAAAACAGCAGCCGAATTGGCTGCTATTTTGAATTTAGATACAAGCAAAACATTAAATAAATTAAAAAAGCGTCAGGCGTTTACATGGATTGCGAGAAAAGTTACAGATGAGCAAGCTACTTTAGTCAGAAAAATTAATTTAGCAGGGATTGGTTTGACCGAAGAAGGGGAACGCTATTATTTGCATGACAATTTAGCAAGTCATATTATTGGATTTTCCGGATTAGATAGCCAAGGACTAGATGGTGTAGAGCTTACCTATGATGAATATCTTAAAGGTAGTAGAGGTAATATTGTTATTGAATACGATGCTAAAGGATGCGAGATACCACATGCAATTCATAAATATATTCCGCCAGTAGATGGAAATGATGTTTACTTAACAATTGATATGGTAATTCAACAAATAGTGGAAAGAGAACTTGACAAGGCAATGCACGAAACGCAGGCAAAAGCTGTAACAATGATAGCAATGAAGCCGGATACGGGAGAAATTTTAGCTATGGCAAGCAGGCCCGATTATAATCCAAATAATTTTACGGCTTATCCGTCATCACTTTGGCGGAATATTGCAATATCAAATGCCTATGAACCGGGCTCGACATTTAAAATATTAACAACGTCAGCAGCGTTAGATAGTAATGTAGTTGAGTTAAATGATTATTTTTTTGATTCTGGCGGAATTGATGTGCAAGGTAGAACCATTCATTGTTGGAAACATGGAGGACATGGAAGTCAAAGCTTTAAAGAGGTTGTAGAAAATTCCTGTAATACTGGTTTTGTTACTGTTGGACTTAGGTTAGGTGTTGATAGATTCTATGACTATTTAGAGGATTTTGGATTAGGTAAAGAAACAGAAGTAAATTTACCTGGTGAAGCAAAAGGGATTATGATAAAACGGAGCAAAGCTGTGCCAATAAACTTAGCGACTATGGCTATGGGGCAAAGTATCGCAGTTACTCCTTTACAATTAGCAAATGCAGTATCTTCATGTATTAATGGAGGACTTTATTATAAACCGCAAATTGTGCGAGGAATAAAAGATAACAATGGTAATATAATAGAGGATTTTTCACCAATTTCAACAAAACGAGTGATTGAAGAAAAGACATCAGCAAAAGTTCGTTCAGTACTAGAGAGTGTAGTTGCTAATGGAACTGGGAAGAATGCATATATAGAGGGATATTCTATTGGTGGAAAGACCGGTACAGCGCAAAAGGTTGGCGATGGTGGATATATGCAGGGAAAATATATTGCATCTTTTGTTGGATTTGCACCGGCGAATAAACCACAAATTGTTTTGCTGGTTGTTATTGATGAGCCTGTGGGACCTTATTATGGTGGTCAGATTGCGGCACCTGTTTTTCGTAATGCAATGGGAGATATATTAACTTATTTAAAGATCAAAAAAACAGCAACGTCAAATAAAAAGCAATAG
- a CDS encoding UDP-N-acetylmuramoyl-L-alanyl-D-glutamate--2,6-diaminopimelate ligase: MGKKIKSLIDLLPEAKIIGDENKCIDTIEHDSRKVGKNSLFVCIPGAKVDGHNYISQAVQNGAVAVLVEKDIVEIDGVTIIKVDDVKAAIQAIVPYFYDYPARKLRMIGITGTNGKTTTSYLIRAILRNAGFKVGVIGTIQIMIEDEVFPIHNTTPDIIDLQAILANMQAKGMDYVVMEVSSHALALNRVAGCEFDTAVFTNVTQDHLDFHKTFENYIEAKSKLFASLTLLTNCKENKTAVINIDDSAAKAMLAKSECRTISYAIHKNADLKAENINVLANGAKFSIHSNFANLDLNLKITGIFNVYNVMGAVGAAFAEGIKADVIKQTLESFESVPGRFELVDEGQTFSVIVDYAHTPDGLENILKTARQIAKQHIITVFGCGGDRDRTKRPIMGRIAAQLSDVVIATSDNPRTEDPEFILSQVEEGVLETIGDKKHKKITDRKSAIEEAISMASEGDIVIIAGKGHENYQILKDKTIHFDDKEVARDVLRRLR, encoded by the coding sequence ATGGGGAAAAAGATAAAATCACTAATTGATTTATTACCAGAAGCTAAAATTATTGGTGATGAAAATAAGTGTATTGATACAATAGAACATGACTCAAGAAAAGTCGGAAAAAATAGTTTATTTGTATGTATTCCAGGAGCAAAAGTGGATGGACATAATTATATTTCGCAAGCTGTACAAAATGGTGCTGTTGCTGTACTAGTTGAAAAAGACATTGTAGAAATTGATGGGGTAACAATAATCAAGGTTGATGATGTCAAAGCTGCAATACAGGCAATCGTACCTTATTTTTATGATTATCCAGCAAGAAAATTAAGAATGATTGGAATAACAGGGACAAATGGAAAAACAACGACAAGCTATTTAATTAGAGCAATATTGCGTAATGCTGGCTTTAAGGTTGGCGTTATTGGGACGATTCAAATTATGATAGAAGATGAAGTATTTCCAATCCATAATACAACGCCTGATATTATCGATTTGCAGGCTATCTTAGCAAATATGCAAGCAAAGGGAATGGACTATGTCGTGATGGAAGTGTCCTCACATGCGCTTGCTTTAAACCGTGTTGCAGGGTGTGAATTTGATACTGCTGTGTTTACAAATGTTACGCAAGATCATCTTGATTTTCATAAGACTTTTGAAAATTATATTGAGGCAAAATCAAAATTATTTGCATCTTTAACTTTATTAACAAATTGTAAAGAAAATAAAACTGCGGTGATTAATATTGATGATAGTGCGGCAAAAGCAATGCTTGCAAAATCGGAATGCAGAACTATTTCCTATGCAATTCACAAAAATGCAGATTTAAAAGCTGAAAATATTAATGTACTGGCGAATGGGGCTAAGTTTAGTATCCATAGTAATTTTGCAAATTTGGATTTGAATCTGAAGATTACGGGGATTTTCAATGTATATAATGTTATGGGGGCGGTAGGAGCTGCGTTTGCAGAAGGAATTAAAGCAGATGTTATAAAACAGACATTAGAATCATTTGAGAGCGTCCCAGGAAGGTTTGAGCTGGTGGATGAAGGTCAAACTTTTAGCGTTATTGTTGATTATGCACATACACCCGATGGACTTGAGAATATTTTGAAAACGGCAAGACAAATTGCAAAGCAGCATATTATTACTGTATTTGGTTGTGGTGGTGACCGCGATCGCACAAAACGTCCAATTATGGGAAGAATTGCGGCGCAGTTATCGGATGTTGTCATTGCTACGTCTGATAATCCGCGCACAGAAGATCCAGAGTTTATTTTATCGCAAGTTGAAGAAGGAGTTCTGGAGACTATTGGCGATAAAAAACATAAAAAGATTACGGATAGAAAATCAGCAATTGAAGAAGCAATTTCTATGGCAAGTGAGGGGGATATTGTCATTATTGCTGGTAAAGGGCATGAAAATTATCAAATCCTTAAAGACAAAACCATTCATTTTGATGACAAGGAAGTTGCAAGAGATGTGCTTAGGAGGCTTAGATAA
- a CDS encoding UDP-N-acetylmuramoyl-tripeptide--D-alanyl-D-alanine ligase: protein MPGFTIEEVVAATQGIIRRVKDNQFKGVITDTRKIQKDALFIALQGEKFDGHDFLGSAIVNGASGVIISKNYSKSELENLDATIIEVEDTLVAYQSLAKAHRKRFSIPVIAITGSNGKTTTKDLTAAILSSKFNVLKTQANFNNEIGLPLTLLQMDRVHDVAVVEMGMRGFNQIRQLANVALPTIGIVTNVGETHMELLGSMENIALAKAELVEEMDTGGFVILNGDNSYVKQMKNKVKGDFILFGCGDDCKLNATKIETNNACTKFSCDYRGKVEEFTLPMVGRHNVYNALAAIAVAEYLNLTADEVRCGLFNFTASGMRLAVMQVKNYTVINDAYNASPMSMMAAIDTLKEVAKDRSVAVLGDMLELGDISEQSHKKVGQKLVQAGVNIVVAVGEMSKWIVEEAQKGAIVAIHCKSHNEAGVALRKLLKAKDTILFKGSRGMQMEKVIDLL from the coding sequence ATGCCAGGGTTTACAATTGAGGAAGTAGTGGCCGCTACACAAGGCATAATACGAAGGGTTAAAGACAATCAGTTCAAAGGTGTTATTACTGATACGAGGAAGATTCAAAAGGATGCATTATTTATTGCGCTGCAAGGTGAAAAATTTGATGGGCATGATTTTTTAGGAAGTGCGATTGTAAATGGCGCGAGTGGAGTCATTATTAGTAAAAACTATAGTAAAAGTGAATTGGAAAACTTAGATGCAACCATTATAGAAGTAGAAGATACTCTTGTCGCATATCAATCTTTGGCAAAAGCACATCGCAAGCGATTTTCGATTCCTGTGATTGCGATTACTGGCTCGAATGGAAAAACGACGACCAAGGATTTGACAGCGGCGATTCTAAGTAGTAAATTTAATGTGCTAAAGACACAGGCGAACTTTAATAATGAAATTGGGTTACCGTTAACTTTACTTCAAATGGATAGGGTACATGATGTTGCCGTTGTTGAAATGGGAATGAGAGGCTTTAATCAAATTCGTCAATTGGCAAATGTTGCGCTGCCTACAATCGGAATTGTTACGAATGTAGGTGAAACGCATATGGAACTTTTAGGCTCTATGGAAAATATCGCTTTGGCAAAGGCTGAATTGGTAGAGGAAATGGACACAGGTGGATTTGTTATTTTAAATGGGGATAATTCCTATGTGAAGCAGATGAAAAATAAAGTAAAAGGAGATTTTATTTTATTTGGCTGTGGCGATGATTGCAAACTTAATGCAACTAAGATTGAAACGAATAATGCATGTACGAAGTTTAGCTGCGACTATAGGGGAAAGGTAGAAGAATTTACTCTTCCTATGGTAGGAAGACATAATGTCTATAATGCCTTAGCAGCGATTGCGGTTGCAGAATATTTGAATCTAACAGCAGATGAAGTTAGATGTGGCTTGTTTAATTTCACTGCTAGTGGAATGCGTTTAGCAGTAATGCAAGTGAAAAATTATACGGTAATTAACGATGCTTATAATGCAAGTCCAATGTCTATGATGGCGGCAATTGATACATTAAAAGAAGTGGCGAAAGATCGCTCAGTTGCAGTATTGGGTGATATGCTTGAACTTGGTGACATATCAGAACAATCACATAAAAAAGTTGGGCAAAAGCTAGTGCAGGCAGGGGTAAATATTGTTGTGGCGGTTGGCGAAATGTCCAAATGGATTGTGGAAGAAGCTCAAAAAGGTGCAATTGTAGCAATCCATTGTAAAAGTCATAATGAAGCTGGAGTTGCATTGAGAAAATTATTAAAAGCCAAAGATACAATTTTATTTAAAGGTTCGCGTGGAATGCAAATGGAAAAAGTGATAGATCTGCTTTAA
- the mraY gene encoding phospho-N-acetylmuramoyl-pentapeptide-transferase: MELLTYISSTTVLISIVTLAAMIVLCLGPFFLPILRRLKFGQSIREEGPKSHYAKSGTPTMGGIMILTSVTICTLFCNWYFFYWSSMELWMALFVTLGHGIIGFIDDFIKVVLKRNLGLKAKQKLLGQIIMAAALAYIAENYMGRGTDLWIPFLNQEIHLGALYYILIFLVLVGTTNAVNLTDGLDGLAAGTATIAASAYALVCIYFEQEALAVFCSAVAGASLGFLKFNIHPAKVFMGDTGSLALGGALAAVAVMTKTEILLILIGGVFVLEALSVIIQVTSFKTRGKRVFLMSPIHHHFELSGWSEVKVVSVFWFVGLLFSILAILLLIQG; encoded by the coding sequence ATGGAATTATTAACTTATATATCATCTACTACGGTACTTATTAGTATAGTAACTCTTGCTGCTATGATTGTTCTTTGTTTAGGTCCATTTTTTTTACCGATTTTACGCCGTTTAAAATTTGGGCAGAGTATTCGTGAAGAAGGGCCTAAAAGTCATTATGCGAAATCAGGAACGCCTACTATGGGTGGAATTATGATTTTGACTTCAGTGACAATTTGTACACTGTTTTGTAATTGGTACTTCTTCTATTGGTCATCGATGGAACTATGGATGGCGTTATTTGTTACATTAGGCCATGGAATTATTGGCTTTATTGATGATTTTATTAAAGTTGTTTTAAAAAGAAATTTAGGATTAAAAGCAAAGCAAAAACTGCTTGGGCAAATTATTATGGCAGCAGCGCTGGCTTATATTGCGGAAAACTATATGGGGCGGGGAACGGATTTATGGATTCCGTTTCTTAACCAAGAGATTCATTTAGGGGCATTATATTATATTTTGATTTTTTTAGTGCTAGTTGGTACGACAAATGCTGTGAATTTAACGGATGGACTTGATGGATTAGCTGCTGGGACAGCAACGATTGCAGCTTCCGCATATGCTTTGGTTTGCATTTATTTTGAACAAGAAGCCTTAGCTGTATTTTGTAGTGCTGTTGCTGGGGCCTCATTAGGTTTTTTAAAGTTTAATATTCATCCAGCGAAAGTTTTTATGGGGGATACCGGATCTTTAGCATTAGGTGGAGCTTTAGCTGCAGTAGCAGTAATGACTAAAACAGAAATTCTACTGATCCTTATCGGTGGCGTTTTTGTTTTAGAGGCATTATCGGTCATCATTCAAGTAACTTCTTTTAAAACACGTGGAAAAAGAGTGTTTTTAATGAGTCCGATTCATCATCATTTCGAATTATCTGGATGGTCGGAAGTTAAAGTTGTTTCTGTTTTTTGGTTTGTAGGTCTTTTGTTTAGTATTTTGGCAATTTTATTATTAATACAAGGTTAG
- the murD gene encoding UDP-N-acetylmuramoyl-L-alanine--D-glutamate ligase — MNFLNKNIIVLGAGISGIGVAKLCKKLGANVALSDTKPEEKIKFDLQELKNCGVTLLLGKPQEESMLDNLDYLIVSPGVPIGIEIIQKAKMRNIEVMSEIEVAYRLSKAPIYAITGTNGKTTTTALLGELMGLLGHKVAVGGNIGMALSAQAASVGKEDVVVAEISSYQLEGISKFKPKVAAILNLTPDHLARHGSIENYQNVKESIFSNQDINDYLVLNFDDEKVQSMAKRAKGKVMFFSRLTQLAEGAFVENQQLVVVWNGVKYEICSIDALKIKGGHNVENALAAVAIAFLAGVKPVDMIRVLSSFPGVEHRIEPICTIDGVQYYNDSKATNPESAIKALESFAGHIILIAGGHDKNTDLTEFMQLIKQKVDALILVGAAAARFKKVAIENGIDNIHESGYSMEDAVMAAYRLAKPPQVVLLSPACASFDMYDGFEERGRVFKRLVCNLK, encoded by the coding sequence ATGAATTTTTTAAATAAAAATATAATTGTATTAGGAGCTGGAATTAGTGGGATTGGCGTGGCAAAACTATGTAAGAAGTTAGGAGCTAATGTTGCGCTAAGTGATACAAAGCCAGAAGAAAAAATAAAATTTGACTTACAGGAACTAAAGAATTGTGGTGTTACTTTATTGCTTGGGAAACCTCAAGAGGAAAGTATGTTAGATAATTTAGATTATTTAATTGTTTCACCTGGAGTACCGATTGGAATTGAGATTATACAAAAAGCAAAGATGAGAAATATTGAAGTGATGAGTGAGATAGAAGTTGCGTATCGTTTGAGTAAAGCACCAATCTATGCGATTACGGGAACGAATGGCAAGACAACAACCACTGCACTTTTAGGGGAGCTTATGGGATTGTTAGGTCATAAAGTCGCAGTTGGTGGCAATATCGGAATGGCTTTATCTGCGCAAGCTGCTAGTGTAGGGAAAGAAGATGTTGTAGTTGCGGAAATTTCTAGTTATCAGTTAGAAGGTATTTCCAAATTTAAACCTAAAGTTGCGGCAATTCTAAATTTGACACCGGACCATTTAGCACGACATGGATCCATTGAAAATTATCAAAACGTGAAAGAATCTATTTTTTCGAATCAAGATATAAATGATTATTTAGTGTTAAATTTTGATGATGAAAAAGTTCAATCTATGGCAAAACGTGCAAAAGGGAAGGTAATGTTTTTTAGTCGTTTAACCCAATTAGCTGAGGGTGCATTTGTTGAGAATCAGCAATTGGTTGTTGTTTGGAATGGCGTAAAGTATGAAATTTGTTCTATTGATGCATTGAAAATTAAAGGCGGGCATAATGTCGAAAATGCATTGGCCGCAGTTGCGATTGCATTTTTGGCAGGTGTTAAACCAGTAGATATGATAAGAGTTCTTAGTAGTTTTCCAGGAGTAGAACATCGAATTGAACCAATTTGTACAATTGATGGAGTACAATACTACAATGACTCTAAAGCGACTAATCCGGAATCAGCGATAAAAGCGTTAGAATCTTTTGCTGGACACATTATTTTAATTGCTGGCGGGCATGATAAGAATACAGATTTGACTGAATTTATGCAGTTGATAAAGCAAAAAGTAGATGCATTAATTCTAGTTGGAGCTGCAGCCGCTCGTTTTAAGAAAGTTGCGATTGAAAACGGAATTGATAATATCCATGAAAGTGGATATTCCATGGAAGATGCTGTTATGGCAGCATATCGTTTGGCTAAACCACCACAAGTAGTTTTGTTATCTCCAGCTTGTGCCAGTTTTGATATGTATGATGGATTTGAAGAACGCGGTAGAGTATTTAAACGTCTCGTATGTAATTTAAAATAG
- the spoVE gene encoding stage V sporulation protein E → MIAKRGSPDYIIFYTVLCLLGLGIIMVYSASAVSANVNFDDSCYFLKRQLIWAGLGILAMFFTMNVDYHVWQKFSKPILIATIILLIMVLIPGMGKVVNGARRWLGFGSIYIQPSEIAKLSMVLFSAYYLAKMRPMITNFKKTVVPQLAVLMVIFGLILKEPDLGTALSIAGTVFVLLFVTGAKLKHLFSLGAVGLIGIAAAVLLEPYRLKRLFAFSNPWADPLDTGYHIIQSLYAIGSGGLFGVGLGRSREKFLYLPEPHTDFIFSILGEELGLIGTVLVLILFFLFAWRGLKTAMLAPDIYGSILSAGLTTMILVQALMNIAVVTASMPVTGIPLPFLSFGGSALIFTLAGVGILLNISRHVNLK, encoded by the coding sequence TTGATTGCTAAAAGAGGTTCTCCAGATTATATAATCTTTTACACTGTATTGTGTTTGCTTGGATTAGGTATTATTATGGTATACAGTGCGAGTGCAGTTTCAGCAAATGTTAATTTTGATGATAGTTGTTATTTTCTGAAAAGACAGTTGATTTGGGCAGGCCTTGGAATTTTAGCAATGTTTTTTACAATGAACGTGGACTATCATGTTTGGCAGAAGTTTTCTAAACCAATTTTGATTGCAACAATTATTTTATTGATCATGGTACTCATTCCTGGCATGGGCAAAGTGGTAAATGGTGCTAGGCGATGGCTTGGGTTTGGATCAATTTATATTCAACCATCAGAGATTGCAAAATTAAGTATGGTGCTATTTAGTGCATACTATTTAGCGAAAATGCGGCCAATGATAACCAATTTTAAAAAAACGGTTGTGCCTCAATTGGCAGTTTTAATGGTTATTTTTGGCTTGATACTTAAGGAACCGGATTTAGGTACCGCGTTATCAATTGCTGGAACAGTTTTTGTCCTGCTTTTTGTTACTGGGGCTAAGCTTAAGCATTTATTTTCTTTAGGTGCTGTAGGCTTAATTGGGATTGCTGCTGCGGTTTTACTAGAGCCGTATCGTCTAAAACGGTTATTTGCTTTTAGTAATCCTTGGGCAGATCCTCTAGATACGGGGTATCATATTATTCAATCTTTATATGCGATAGGGTCAGGCGGATTGTTTGGTGTAGGATTGGGACGCAGTCGTGAAAAATTTTTATATTTACCAGAGCCACATACTGATTTTATTTTCTCTATACTAGGAGAAGAACTAGGCTTAATTGGGACTGTTTTAGTATTAATTTTATTTTTTTTGTTTGCTTGGCGAGGATTAAAAACGGCAATGCTGGCACCTGATATTTATGGAAGTATATTAAGTGCAGGCTTAACAACAATGATTTTGGTGCAGGCATTAATGAATATAGCAGTTGTGACGGCTTCAATGCCAGTTACGGGTATTCCATTACCCTTTTTAAGCTTTGGCGGATCTGCTTTGATTTTTACTTTAGCTGGTGTTGGGATATTGCTTAACATCTCACGACACGTGAATTTGAAATGA
- the murG gene encoding undecaprenyldiphospho-muramoylpentapeptide beta-N-acetylglucosaminyltransferase: MRMIVSGGGTGGHIYPAITLIRMIKEKVKDCEVLYVGTEFGLEADIVPKEKIAFKTIHVKGFARKITTENIKVLCKSIHSIWESKKIIKEFNPDIVIGTGGYVCGPILLAASLMGIPTMIQEQNVIPGITNKILAKFVRHIAVGYADSQKYFHSDKVVFTGNPVRKEVLTASRENGIENFALDVNKKTILISGGSRGARSINNAMIDVHAHFAGNKEIQLLHVTGKDEYNGIIAKLRRKSIDIEKVGNIIIKPYLYNMPDAIAATDLAIFRAGAIGLAELTARGIPAILIPYPYAAENHQEHNALAMQKAGAGIMILDKELTGKKLIDIINNLLQEEGKLSFMAKASKALGKPNAASDIADIAIQMLPKA; encoded by the coding sequence ATGAGAATGATAGTTTCGGGTGGCGGGACAGGTGGACACATCTACCCCGCTATTACTTTGATTAGAATGATAAAGGAAAAAGTGAAAGATTGTGAAGTTTTATATGTAGGAACGGAATTTGGCTTAGAAGCAGATATTGTGCCGAAAGAAAAGATTGCTTTTAAAACAATTCATGTAAAGGGGTTTGCAAGAAAGATTACTACGGAGAATATTAAGGTTTTATGTAAATCAATACATAGTATTTGGGAATCAAAAAAAATTATTAAGGAGTTTAATCCTGATATTGTGATTGGAACGGGTGGATATGTCTGCGGACCAATATTATTGGCAGCAAGCTTAATGGGAATTCCAACGATGATTCAAGAACAAAATGTCATTCCCGGGATTACAAATAAAATTTTAGCAAAATTCGTTCGACATATTGCGGTTGGATATGCAGATTCACAGAAGTATTTTCATTCCGATAAAGTAGTTTTTACTGGAAATCCAGTAAGAAAAGAAGTTTTAACGGCAAGTAGAGAAAATGGAATTGAAAATTTTGCGTTAGATGTAAATAAAAAGACTATTTTAATTTCTGGAGGGAGCCGTGGTGCAAGGAGCATAAATAATGCAATGATTGATGTTCATGCTCATTTTGCAGGAAATAAAGAGATTCAGTTATTACACGTTACAGGAAAAGATGAGTATAATGGAATTATCGCAAAGCTTAGACGAAAAAGTATAGATATTGAAAAAGTCGGCAATATTATCATAAAACCTTATTTGTATAATATGCCAGATGCAATAGCTGCTACTGATTTAGCAATTTTTAGAGCTGGGGCAATTGGACTTGCGGAATTAACTGCCAGAGGAATTCCAGCTATCTTGATTCCATACCCATATGCGGCTGAAAACCATCAAGAACATAATGCACTAGCGATGCAGAAGGCTGGTGCGGGAATAATGATCCTTGACAAAGAGCTTACAGGAAAAAAATTGATTGATATCATTAATAATTTGTTACAAGAAGAAGGGAAACTTTCTTTTATGGCGAAAGCTAGTAAGGCATTAGGTAAACCCAATGCAGCAAGTGATATTGCTGATATTGCCATTCAGATGCTTCCTAAAGCGTAA